In the Gorilla gorilla gorilla isolate KB3781 chromosome 10, NHGRI_mGorGor1-v2.1_pri, whole genome shotgun sequence genome, one interval contains:
- the ITGB7 gene encoding integrin beta-7 isoform X2, with product MVALPMVLILLLVLSRGESELDAKIPSTGDATEWRNPHLSMLGSCQPAPSCQKCILSHPSCAWCKQLNFTASGEAEARRCAPREELLARGCPLEELEEPRGQQEVLQDQPLSQGARGEGATQLAPQRVRVTLRPGEPQQLQVRFLRAEGYPVDLYYLMDLSYSMKDDLERVRQLGHALLVRLQEVTHSVRIGFGSFVDKTVLPFVSTVPSKLRHPCPTRLERCQSPFSFHHVLSLTGDAQAFEREVGRQSVSGNLDSPEGGFDAILQAALCQEQIGWRNVSRLLVFTSDDTFHTAGDGKLGGIFMPSDGHCHLDSNGLYSRSTEFDYPSVGQVAQALSAANIQPIFAVTSAALPVYQELSKLIPKSAVGELSEDSSNVVQLIMDAYNSLSSTVTLEHSSLPPGVHISYESQCEGPEKREGKAEDRGQCNHVRINQTVTFWVSLQATHCLPEPHLLRLRALGFSEELIVELHTLCDCNCSDTQPQAPHCSDGQGHLQCGVCSCAPGRLGRLCECSVAELSSPDLESGCRAPNGTGPLCSGKGHCQCGRCSCSGQSSGHLCECDDASCERHEGILCGGRACECSGDTDSCISPEGGLCSGHGRCKCNRCQCLDGYYGALCDQCPGCKTPCERHRDCAECGAFGTGPLATNCSTACAHTNVTLALAPILDDGWCKERTLDNQLFFFLVEDDARGTVVLRVRPQEKGADHTQAIVLGCVGGIVAVGLGLVLAYRLSVEIYDRREYSRFEKEQQQLNWKQDSNPLYKSAITTTINPRFQEADSPTL from the exons AACTTCACCGCGTCGGGGGAGGCGGAGGCGCGGCGCTGCGCCCCACGAGAGGAGCTGCTGGCTCGAGGCTGCCCgctggaggagctggaggagcCCCGCGGCCAGCAGGAGGTGCTGCAGGACCAGCCGCTCAGCCAGGGCGCCCGCGGAGAGGGTGCCACCCAGCTGGCGCCGCAGCGGGTCCGGGTCACGCTGCGGCCTG GGGAGCCCCAGCAGCTCCAGGTCCGCTTCCTTCGTGCTGAGGGATACCCGGTGGACCTGTACTACCTTATGGACCTGAGCTACTCCATGAAGGACGACCTGGAACGCGTGCGCCAGCTCGGGCACGCTCTGCTGGTCCGGCTGCAGGAAGTCACCCATTCTGTGCGCATTG gtTTTGGTTCCTTTGTGGACAAAACGGTGCTGCCCTTTGTGAGCACAGTACCCTCCAAGCTGCGCCACCCCTGCCCCACCCGGCTGGAGCGCTGCCAGTCACCCTTCAGCTTTCACCACGTGCTGTCCCTGACGGGGGACGCACAAGCCTTCGAACGGGAGGTGGGGCGCCAGAGTGTGTCCGGCAATCTGGACTCGCCTGAAGGTGGCTTCGATGCCATTCTGCAGGCTGCACTCTGCCAG GAGCAGATTGGCTGGAGAAATGTGTCCCGGCTGCTGGTGTTCACTTCAGACGACACATTCCATACAGCTGGGGACGGGAAGTTGGGCGGCATTTTCATGCCCAGTGATGGGCACTGCCACTTGGACAGCAATGGCCTCTACAGTCGCAGCACAGAGTTT GACTACCCTTCTGTGGGTCAGGTAGCCCAGGCCCTCTCTGCAGCAAATATCCAGCCCATCTTTGCTGTCACCAGTGCCGCACTGCCTGTCTACCAG GAGCTGAGTAAGCTGATTCCTAAGTCTGCAGTTGGGGAGCTGAGTGAGGACTCCAGCAACGTGGTACAGCTCATCATGGATGCTTATAAT AGCCTGTCTTCCACCGTGACCCTTGAACACTCTTCACTCCCTCCTGGAGTCCACATTTCTTACGAATCCCAGTGTGAGGGTCCTGAGAAGAGGGAGGGTAAGGCTGAGGATCGAGGACAGTGCAACCACGTCCGAATCAACCAGACG GTGACTTTCTGGGTTTCTCTCCAAGCCACCCACTGCCTCCCAGAGCCCCATCTCCTGAGGCTCCGGGCCCTTGGCTTCTCAGAGGAGCTGATTGTGGAGTTGCACACGCTGTGTGACTGTAATTGCAGTGACACCCAGCCCCAGGCTCCCCACTGCAGTGATGGCCAGGGACACCTACAATGTGGTGTATGCAG CTGTGCCCCTGGCCGCCTAGGTCGGCTCTGTGAGTGCTCTGTGGCAGAGCTGTCCTCCCCAGACCTGGAATCTGGGTGCCGGGCTCCCAATGGCACAGGGCCCCTGTGCAGTGGAAAGGGTCACTGTCAATGTGGACGCTGCAGCTGCAGTGGACAGAGCTCTGGGCATCTGTGCGAGTGTGACGATGCCAGCTGTGAGCGACATGAGGGCATCCTCTGTGGAG GCAGAGCATGCGAATGCAGTGGGGACACGGACAGTTGCATCAGTCCCGAGGGAGGGCTCTGCAGTGGGCATGGACGCTGCAAATGCAACCGCTGCCAGTGCTTGGACGGCTACTATGGTGCTCTATGCGACCAATGCCCAGGCTGCAAGACACCATGCGAGAGACACCG GGACTGTGCAGAGTGTGGGGCCTTCGGGACTGGCCCACTGGCCACCAACTGCAGTACAGCTTGTGCCCATACCAATGTGACCCTGGCCTTGGCCCCTATCTTGGATGATGGCTGGTGCAAGGAGAGGACCCTGGACAACCAGCTGTTCTTCTTCTTGGTGGAGGATGATGCCAGAGGCACGGTCGTGCTCAGAGTGAGACCCCAAGAAA AGGGAGCAGACCACACCCAGGCCATTGTGCTGGGCTGCGTAGGGGGCATCGTggcagtggggctggggctggtccTGGCTTACCGGCTCTCGGTGGAAATCTATGACCGCCGGGAATACAGTCGCTTTGAGAAGGAGCAGCAACAACTCAACTGGAAGCAG GACAGTAATCCTCTCTACAAAAGTGCCATCACGACCACCATCAATCCTCGCTTTCAAGAGGCAGACAGTCCCACTCTCTGA
- the ITGB7 gene encoding integrin beta-7 isoform X1 has product MVALPMVLILLLVLSRGESELDAKIPSTGDATEWRNPHLSMLGSCQPAPSCQKCILSHPSCAWCKQLNFTASGEAEARRCAPREELLARGCPLEELEEPRGQQEVLQDQPLSQGARGEGATQLAPQRVRVTLRPGEPQQLQVRFLRAEGYPVDLYYLMDLSYSMKDDLERVRQLGHALLVRLQEVTHSVRIGFGSFVDKTVLPFVSTVPSKLRHPCPTRLERCQSPFSFHHVLSLTGDAQAFEREVGRQSVSGNLDSPEGGFDAILQAALCQEQIGWRNVSRLLVFTSDDTFHTAGDGKLGGIFMPSDGHCHLDSNGLYSRSTEFDYPSVGQVAQALSAANIQPIFAVTSAALPVYQELSKLIPKSAVGELSEDSSNVVQLIMDAYNSLSSTVTLEHSSLPPGVHISYESQCEGPEKREGKAEDRGQCNHVRINQTVTFWVSLQATHCLPEPHLLRLRALGFSEELIVELHTLCDCNCSDTQPQAPHCSDGQGHLQCGVCSCAPGRLGRLCECSVAELSSPDLESGCRAPNGTGPLCSGKGHCQCGRCSCSGQSSGHLCECDDASCERHEGILCGGFGRCQCGVCHCHANRTGRACECSGDTDSCISPEGGLCSGHGRCKCNRCQCLDGYYGALCDQCPGCKTPCERHRDCAECGAFGTGPLATNCSTACAHTNVTLALAPILDDGWCKERTLDNQLFFFLVEDDARGTVVLRVRPQEKGADHTQAIVLGCVGGIVAVGLGLVLAYRLSVEIYDRREYSRFEKEQQQLNWKQDSNPLYKSAITTTINPRFQEADSPTL; this is encoded by the exons AACTTCACCGCGTCGGGGGAGGCGGAGGCGCGGCGCTGCGCCCCACGAGAGGAGCTGCTGGCTCGAGGCTGCCCgctggaggagctggaggagcCCCGCGGCCAGCAGGAGGTGCTGCAGGACCAGCCGCTCAGCCAGGGCGCCCGCGGAGAGGGTGCCACCCAGCTGGCGCCGCAGCGGGTCCGGGTCACGCTGCGGCCTG GGGAGCCCCAGCAGCTCCAGGTCCGCTTCCTTCGTGCTGAGGGATACCCGGTGGACCTGTACTACCTTATGGACCTGAGCTACTCCATGAAGGACGACCTGGAACGCGTGCGCCAGCTCGGGCACGCTCTGCTGGTCCGGCTGCAGGAAGTCACCCATTCTGTGCGCATTG gtTTTGGTTCCTTTGTGGACAAAACGGTGCTGCCCTTTGTGAGCACAGTACCCTCCAAGCTGCGCCACCCCTGCCCCACCCGGCTGGAGCGCTGCCAGTCACCCTTCAGCTTTCACCACGTGCTGTCCCTGACGGGGGACGCACAAGCCTTCGAACGGGAGGTGGGGCGCCAGAGTGTGTCCGGCAATCTGGACTCGCCTGAAGGTGGCTTCGATGCCATTCTGCAGGCTGCACTCTGCCAG GAGCAGATTGGCTGGAGAAATGTGTCCCGGCTGCTGGTGTTCACTTCAGACGACACATTCCATACAGCTGGGGACGGGAAGTTGGGCGGCATTTTCATGCCCAGTGATGGGCACTGCCACTTGGACAGCAATGGCCTCTACAGTCGCAGCACAGAGTTT GACTACCCTTCTGTGGGTCAGGTAGCCCAGGCCCTCTCTGCAGCAAATATCCAGCCCATCTTTGCTGTCACCAGTGCCGCACTGCCTGTCTACCAG GAGCTGAGTAAGCTGATTCCTAAGTCTGCAGTTGGGGAGCTGAGTGAGGACTCCAGCAACGTGGTACAGCTCATCATGGATGCTTATAAT AGCCTGTCTTCCACCGTGACCCTTGAACACTCTTCACTCCCTCCTGGAGTCCACATTTCTTACGAATCCCAGTGTGAGGGTCCTGAGAAGAGGGAGGGTAAGGCTGAGGATCGAGGACAGTGCAACCACGTCCGAATCAACCAGACG GTGACTTTCTGGGTTTCTCTCCAAGCCACCCACTGCCTCCCAGAGCCCCATCTCCTGAGGCTCCGGGCCCTTGGCTTCTCAGAGGAGCTGATTGTGGAGTTGCACACGCTGTGTGACTGTAATTGCAGTGACACCCAGCCCCAGGCTCCCCACTGCAGTGATGGCCAGGGACACCTACAATGTGGTGTATGCAG CTGTGCCCCTGGCCGCCTAGGTCGGCTCTGTGAGTGCTCTGTGGCAGAGCTGTCCTCCCCAGACCTGGAATCTGGGTGCCGGGCTCCCAATGGCACAGGGCCCCTGTGCAGTGGAAAGGGTCACTGTCAATGTGGACGCTGCAGCTGCAGTGGACAGAGCTCTGGGCATCTGTGCGAGTGTGACGATGCCAGCTGTGAGCGACATGAGGGCATCCTCTGTGGAG GCTTTGGTCGCTGCCAATGTGGAGTATGTCACTGTCATGCCAACCGCACAGGCAGAGCATGCGAATGCAGTGGGGACACGGACAGTTGCATCAGTCCCGAGGGAGGGCTCTGCAGTGGGCATGGACGCTGCAAATGCAACCGCTGCCAGTGCTTGGACGGCTACTATGGTGCTCTATGCGACCAATGCCCAGGCTGCAAGACACCATGCGAGAGACACCG GGACTGTGCAGAGTGTGGGGCCTTCGGGACTGGCCCACTGGCCACCAACTGCAGTACAGCTTGTGCCCATACCAATGTGACCCTGGCCTTGGCCCCTATCTTGGATGATGGCTGGTGCAAGGAGAGGACCCTGGACAACCAGCTGTTCTTCTTCTTGGTGGAGGATGATGCCAGAGGCACGGTCGTGCTCAGAGTGAGACCCCAAGAAA AGGGAGCAGACCACACCCAGGCCATTGTGCTGGGCTGCGTAGGGGGCATCGTggcagtggggctggggctggtccTGGCTTACCGGCTCTCGGTGGAAATCTATGACCGCCGGGAATACAGTCGCTTTGAGAAGGAGCAGCAACAACTCAACTGGAAGCAG GACAGTAATCCTCTCTACAAAAGTGCCATCACGACCACCATCAATCCTCGCTTTCAAGAGGCAGACAGTCCCACTCTCTGA
- the ITGB7 gene encoding integrin beta-7 isoform X4 yields MVALPMVLILLLVLSRGESELDAKIPSTGDATEWRNPHLSMLGSCQPAPSCQKCILSHPSCAWCKQLNFTASGEAEARRCAPREELLARGCPLEELEEPRGQQEVLQDQPLSQGARGEGATQLAPQRVRVTLRPGEPQQLQVRFLRAEGYPVDLYYLMDLSYSMKDDLERVRQLGHALLVRLQEVTHSVRIGFGSFVDKTVLPFVSTVPSKLRHPCPTRLERCQSPFSFHHVLSLTGDAQAFEREVGRQSVSGNLDSPEGGFDAILQAALCQEQIGWRNVSRLLVFTSDDTFHTAGDGKLGGIFMPSDGHCHLDSNGLYSRSTEFELSKLIPKSAVGELSEDSSNVVQLIMDAYNSLSSTVTLEHSSLPPGVHISYESQCEGPEKREGKAEDRGQCNHVRINQTVTFWVSLQATHCLPEPHLLRLRALGFSEELIVELHTLCDCNCSDTQPQAPHCSDGQGHLQCGVCSCAPGRLGRLCECSVAELSSPDLESGCRAPNGTGPLCSGKGHCQCGRCSCSGQSSGHLCECDDASCERHEGILCGGRACECSGDTDSCISPEGGLCSGHGRCKCNRCQCLDGYYGALCDQCPGCKTPCERHRDCAECGAFGTGPLATNCSTACAHTNVTLALAPILDDGWCKERTLDNQLFFFLVEDDARGTVVLRVRPQEKGADHTQAIVLGCVGGIVAVGLGLVLAYRLSVEIYDRREYSRFEKEQQQLNWKQDSNPLYKSAITTTINPRFQEADSPTL; encoded by the exons AACTTCACCGCGTCGGGGGAGGCGGAGGCGCGGCGCTGCGCCCCACGAGAGGAGCTGCTGGCTCGAGGCTGCCCgctggaggagctggaggagcCCCGCGGCCAGCAGGAGGTGCTGCAGGACCAGCCGCTCAGCCAGGGCGCCCGCGGAGAGGGTGCCACCCAGCTGGCGCCGCAGCGGGTCCGGGTCACGCTGCGGCCTG GGGAGCCCCAGCAGCTCCAGGTCCGCTTCCTTCGTGCTGAGGGATACCCGGTGGACCTGTACTACCTTATGGACCTGAGCTACTCCATGAAGGACGACCTGGAACGCGTGCGCCAGCTCGGGCACGCTCTGCTGGTCCGGCTGCAGGAAGTCACCCATTCTGTGCGCATTG gtTTTGGTTCCTTTGTGGACAAAACGGTGCTGCCCTTTGTGAGCACAGTACCCTCCAAGCTGCGCCACCCCTGCCCCACCCGGCTGGAGCGCTGCCAGTCACCCTTCAGCTTTCACCACGTGCTGTCCCTGACGGGGGACGCACAAGCCTTCGAACGGGAGGTGGGGCGCCAGAGTGTGTCCGGCAATCTGGACTCGCCTGAAGGTGGCTTCGATGCCATTCTGCAGGCTGCACTCTGCCAG GAGCAGATTGGCTGGAGAAATGTGTCCCGGCTGCTGGTGTTCACTTCAGACGACACATTCCATACAGCTGGGGACGGGAAGTTGGGCGGCATTTTCATGCCCAGTGATGGGCACTGCCACTTGGACAGCAATGGCCTCTACAGTCGCAGCACAGAGTTT GAGCTGAGTAAGCTGATTCCTAAGTCTGCAGTTGGGGAGCTGAGTGAGGACTCCAGCAACGTGGTACAGCTCATCATGGATGCTTATAAT AGCCTGTCTTCCACCGTGACCCTTGAACACTCTTCACTCCCTCCTGGAGTCCACATTTCTTACGAATCCCAGTGTGAGGGTCCTGAGAAGAGGGAGGGTAAGGCTGAGGATCGAGGACAGTGCAACCACGTCCGAATCAACCAGACG GTGACTTTCTGGGTTTCTCTCCAAGCCACCCACTGCCTCCCAGAGCCCCATCTCCTGAGGCTCCGGGCCCTTGGCTTCTCAGAGGAGCTGATTGTGGAGTTGCACACGCTGTGTGACTGTAATTGCAGTGACACCCAGCCCCAGGCTCCCCACTGCAGTGATGGCCAGGGACACCTACAATGTGGTGTATGCAG CTGTGCCCCTGGCCGCCTAGGTCGGCTCTGTGAGTGCTCTGTGGCAGAGCTGTCCTCCCCAGACCTGGAATCTGGGTGCCGGGCTCCCAATGGCACAGGGCCCCTGTGCAGTGGAAAGGGTCACTGTCAATGTGGACGCTGCAGCTGCAGTGGACAGAGCTCTGGGCATCTGTGCGAGTGTGACGATGCCAGCTGTGAGCGACATGAGGGCATCCTCTGTGGAG GCAGAGCATGCGAATGCAGTGGGGACACGGACAGTTGCATCAGTCCCGAGGGAGGGCTCTGCAGTGGGCATGGACGCTGCAAATGCAACCGCTGCCAGTGCTTGGACGGCTACTATGGTGCTCTATGCGACCAATGCCCAGGCTGCAAGACACCATGCGAGAGACACCG GGACTGTGCAGAGTGTGGGGCCTTCGGGACTGGCCCACTGGCCACCAACTGCAGTACAGCTTGTGCCCATACCAATGTGACCCTGGCCTTGGCCCCTATCTTGGATGATGGCTGGTGCAAGGAGAGGACCCTGGACAACCAGCTGTTCTTCTTCTTGGTGGAGGATGATGCCAGAGGCACGGTCGTGCTCAGAGTGAGACCCCAAGAAA AGGGAGCAGACCACACCCAGGCCATTGTGCTGGGCTGCGTAGGGGGCATCGTggcagtggggctggggctggtccTGGCTTACCGGCTCTCGGTGGAAATCTATGACCGCCGGGAATACAGTCGCTTTGAGAAGGAGCAGCAACAACTCAACTGGAAGCAG GACAGTAATCCTCTCTACAAAAGTGCCATCACGACCACCATCAATCCTCGCTTTCAAGAGGCAGACAGTCCCACTCTCTGA
- the ITGB7 gene encoding integrin beta-7 isoform X3, with protein MVALPMVLILLLVLSRGESELDAKIPSTGDATEWRNPHLSMLGSCQPAPSCQKCILSHPSCAWCKQLNFTASGEAEARRCAPREELLARGCPLEELEEPRGQQEVLQDQPLSQGARGEGATQLAPQRVRVTLRPGEPQQLQVRFLRAEGYPVDLYYLMDLSYSMKDDLERVRQLGHALLVRLQEVTHSVRIGFGSFVDKTVLPFVSTVPSKLRHPCPTRLERCQSPFSFHHVLSLTGDAQAFEREVGRQSVSGNLDSPEGGFDAILQAALCQEQIGWRNVSRLLVFTSDDTFHTAGDGKLGGIFMPSDGHCHLDSNGLYSRSTEFELSKLIPKSAVGELSEDSSNVVQLIMDAYNSLSSTVTLEHSSLPPGVHISYESQCEGPEKREGKAEDRGQCNHVRINQTVTFWVSLQATHCLPEPHLLRLRALGFSEELIVELHTLCDCNCSDTQPQAPHCSDGQGHLQCGVCSCAPGRLGRLCECSVAELSSPDLESGCRAPNGTGPLCSGKGHCQCGRCSCSGQSSGHLCECDDASCERHEGILCGGFGRCQCGVCHCHANRTGRACECSGDTDSCISPEGGLCSGHGRCKCNRCQCLDGYYGALCDQCPGCKTPCERHRDCAECGAFGTGPLATNCSTACAHTNVTLALAPILDDGWCKERTLDNQLFFFLVEDDARGTVVLRVRPQEKGADHTQAIVLGCVGGIVAVGLGLVLAYRLSVEIYDRREYSRFEKEQQQLNWKQDSNPLYKSAITTTINPRFQEADSPTL; from the exons AACTTCACCGCGTCGGGGGAGGCGGAGGCGCGGCGCTGCGCCCCACGAGAGGAGCTGCTGGCTCGAGGCTGCCCgctggaggagctggaggagcCCCGCGGCCAGCAGGAGGTGCTGCAGGACCAGCCGCTCAGCCAGGGCGCCCGCGGAGAGGGTGCCACCCAGCTGGCGCCGCAGCGGGTCCGGGTCACGCTGCGGCCTG GGGAGCCCCAGCAGCTCCAGGTCCGCTTCCTTCGTGCTGAGGGATACCCGGTGGACCTGTACTACCTTATGGACCTGAGCTACTCCATGAAGGACGACCTGGAACGCGTGCGCCAGCTCGGGCACGCTCTGCTGGTCCGGCTGCAGGAAGTCACCCATTCTGTGCGCATTG gtTTTGGTTCCTTTGTGGACAAAACGGTGCTGCCCTTTGTGAGCACAGTACCCTCCAAGCTGCGCCACCCCTGCCCCACCCGGCTGGAGCGCTGCCAGTCACCCTTCAGCTTTCACCACGTGCTGTCCCTGACGGGGGACGCACAAGCCTTCGAACGGGAGGTGGGGCGCCAGAGTGTGTCCGGCAATCTGGACTCGCCTGAAGGTGGCTTCGATGCCATTCTGCAGGCTGCACTCTGCCAG GAGCAGATTGGCTGGAGAAATGTGTCCCGGCTGCTGGTGTTCACTTCAGACGACACATTCCATACAGCTGGGGACGGGAAGTTGGGCGGCATTTTCATGCCCAGTGATGGGCACTGCCACTTGGACAGCAATGGCCTCTACAGTCGCAGCACAGAGTTT GAGCTGAGTAAGCTGATTCCTAAGTCTGCAGTTGGGGAGCTGAGTGAGGACTCCAGCAACGTGGTACAGCTCATCATGGATGCTTATAAT AGCCTGTCTTCCACCGTGACCCTTGAACACTCTTCACTCCCTCCTGGAGTCCACATTTCTTACGAATCCCAGTGTGAGGGTCCTGAGAAGAGGGAGGGTAAGGCTGAGGATCGAGGACAGTGCAACCACGTCCGAATCAACCAGACG GTGACTTTCTGGGTTTCTCTCCAAGCCACCCACTGCCTCCCAGAGCCCCATCTCCTGAGGCTCCGGGCCCTTGGCTTCTCAGAGGAGCTGATTGTGGAGTTGCACACGCTGTGTGACTGTAATTGCAGTGACACCCAGCCCCAGGCTCCCCACTGCAGTGATGGCCAGGGACACCTACAATGTGGTGTATGCAG CTGTGCCCCTGGCCGCCTAGGTCGGCTCTGTGAGTGCTCTGTGGCAGAGCTGTCCTCCCCAGACCTGGAATCTGGGTGCCGGGCTCCCAATGGCACAGGGCCCCTGTGCAGTGGAAAGGGTCACTGTCAATGTGGACGCTGCAGCTGCAGTGGACAGAGCTCTGGGCATCTGTGCGAGTGTGACGATGCCAGCTGTGAGCGACATGAGGGCATCCTCTGTGGAG GCTTTGGTCGCTGCCAATGTGGAGTATGTCACTGTCATGCCAACCGCACAGGCAGAGCATGCGAATGCAGTGGGGACACGGACAGTTGCATCAGTCCCGAGGGAGGGCTCTGCAGTGGGCATGGACGCTGCAAATGCAACCGCTGCCAGTGCTTGGACGGCTACTATGGTGCTCTATGCGACCAATGCCCAGGCTGCAAGACACCATGCGAGAGACACCG GGACTGTGCAGAGTGTGGGGCCTTCGGGACTGGCCCACTGGCCACCAACTGCAGTACAGCTTGTGCCCATACCAATGTGACCCTGGCCTTGGCCCCTATCTTGGATGATGGCTGGTGCAAGGAGAGGACCCTGGACAACCAGCTGTTCTTCTTCTTGGTGGAGGATGATGCCAGAGGCACGGTCGTGCTCAGAGTGAGACCCCAAGAAA AGGGAGCAGACCACACCCAGGCCATTGTGCTGGGCTGCGTAGGGGGCATCGTggcagtggggctggggctggtccTGGCTTACCGGCTCTCGGTGGAAATCTATGACCGCCGGGAATACAGTCGCTTTGAGAAGGAGCAGCAACAACTCAACTGGAAGCAG GACAGTAATCCTCTCTACAAAAGTGCCATCACGACCACCATCAATCCTCGCTTTCAAGAGGCAGACAGTCCCACTCTCTGA
- the ZNF740 gene encoding zinc finger protein 740 isoform X3 produces MAQASLLACEGLAGVSLVPTAASKKMMLSQIASKQAENGERAGSPDVLRCSSQGHRKDSDKSRSRKDDDSLSEASHSKKTVKKVVVVEQNGSFQVKIPKNFVCEHCFGAFRSSYHLKRHILIHTGEKPFECDICDMRFIQKYHLERHKRVHSGEKPYQCERCHQCFSRTDRLLRHKRMCQGCQSKTSDGQFSL; encoded by the exons GCAAGTCTCCTGGCTTGTGAAGGCCTAGCAGGTGTGAGTTTGGTTCCCACTGCAGCCAGCAAGAAGATGATGCTGAGCCAGATTGCCAGCAAGCAGGCCGAGAATGGCGAGCGGGCAGGTAGCCCTGATGTGCTGAGGTGCTCGAGTCAG GGTCACCGAAAAGACAGTGATAAGTCCCGGAGCCGCAAAGATGATGACAGCTTGTCTGAGGCCTCTCATTCAAAAAAGACTGTTAAAAAG GTGGTGGTAGTGGAACAAAATGGTTCTTTTCAAGTAAAGATTCCCAAAAATTTTGTTTGTGAACACTGCTTTGGAGCCTTTCGGAGCAGTTACCACCTAAAGAGGCACATCCTTATTCACACTG GTGAGAAGCCGTTTGAGTGTGATATATGTGATATGCGTTTCATCCAGAAGTACCACCTGGAACGCCACAAGCGTGTGCACAGTGGTGAAAAGCCTTACCAGTGTGAACGGTGTCATCAG TGTTTTTCTCGGACAGATCGATTACTCAGACACAAACGGATGTGCCAAGGGTGCCAGTCCAAGACTTCCGACGGGCAGTTTTCTCTATAG
- the ZNF740 gene encoding zinc finger protein 740 isoform X2 yields MKEASLLACEGLAGVSLVPTAASKKMMLSQIASKQAENGERAGSPDVLRCSSQGHRKDSDKSRSRKDDDSLSEASHSKKTVKKVVVVEQNGSFQVKIPKNFVCEHCFGAFRSSYHLKRHILIHTGEKPFECDICDMRFIQKYHLERHKRVHSGEKPYQCERCHQCFSRTDRLLRHKRMCQGCQSKTSDGQFSL; encoded by the exons GCAAGTCTCCTGGCTTGTGAAGGCCTAGCAGGTGTGAGTTTGGTTCCCACTGCAGCCAGCAAGAAGATGATGCTGAGCCAGATTGCCAGCAAGCAGGCCGAGAATGGCGAGCGGGCAGGTAGCCCTGATGTGCTGAGGTGCTCGAGTCAG GGTCACCGAAAAGACAGTGATAAGTCCCGGAGCCGCAAAGATGATGACAGCTTGTCTGAGGCCTCTCATTCAAAAAAGACTGTTAAAAAG GTGGTGGTAGTGGAACAAAATGGTTCTTTTCAAGTAAAGATTCCCAAAAATTTTGTTTGTGAACACTGCTTTGGAGCCTTTCGGAGCAGTTACCACCTAAAGAGGCACATCCTTATTCACACTG GTGAGAAGCCGTTTGAGTGTGATATATGTGATATGCGTTTCATCCAGAAGTACCACCTGGAACGCCACAAGCGTGTGCACAGTGGTGAAAAGCCTTACCAGTGTGAACGGTGTCATCAG TGTTTTTCTCGGACAGATCGATTACTCAGACACAAACGGATGTGCCAAGGGTGCCAGTCCAAGACTTCCGACGGGCAGTTTTCTCTATAG
- the ZNF740 gene encoding zinc finger protein 740 isoform X1 — MAQASLLACEGLAGVSLVPTAASKKMMLSQIASKQAENGERAGSPDVLRCSSQGHRKDSDKSRSRKDDDSLSEASHSKKTVKKVVVVEQNGSFQVKIPKNFVCEHCFGAFRSSYHLKRHILIHTGEKPFECDICDMRFIQKYHLERHKRVHSGEKPYQCERCHQVRLIPATIPPTHFFFPKNQGHPPLLPDKRATSVTRHNS, encoded by the exons GCAAGTCTCCTGGCTTGTGAAGGCCTAGCAGGTGTGAGTTTGGTTCCCACTGCAGCCAGCAAGAAGATGATGCTGAGCCAGATTGCCAGCAAGCAGGCCGAGAATGGCGAGCGGGCAGGTAGCCCTGATGTGCTGAGGTGCTCGAGTCAG GGTCACCGAAAAGACAGTGATAAGTCCCGGAGCCGCAAAGATGATGACAGCTTGTCTGAGGCCTCTCATTCAAAAAAGACTGTTAAAAAG GTGGTGGTAGTGGAACAAAATGGTTCTTTTCAAGTAAAGATTCCCAAAAATTTTGTTTGTGAACACTGCTTTGGAGCCTTTCGGAGCAGTTACCACCTAAAGAGGCACATCCTTATTCACACTG GTGAGAAGCCGTTTGAGTGTGATATATGTGATATGCGTTTCATCCAGAAGTACCACCTGGAACGCCACAAGCGTGTGCACAGTGGTGAAAAGCCTTACCAGTGTGAACGGTGTCATCAGGTAAGGCTCATCCCTGCTACAATCCCCCCCACACACTTTTTCTTCCCCAAGAATCAGGGCCACCCTCCACTCCTGCCTGACAAAAGAGCCACCAGCGTTACTCGCCATAATAGTTAA